Within the Telopea speciosissima isolate NSW1024214 ecotype Mountain lineage chromosome 4, Tspe_v1, whole genome shotgun sequence genome, the region CGTTTCTGTTCTGTATTTGCCACCTTGCTAAGTGATCTTCCTACCTTTATTTCCTGATGCTGTTAGCATGTGGCATAAGCTCTAAAGCTGTGTTTGGACAATCAGATTTTCCCTTTTGTGGTACATATATAGGTTACATCATGTGAGAATTAAGATGCTTCCCTTGCTTCTttcacaatatatatatatgagagagagagagagtaataaGACCAACACTAACTACAGTGGTGGACTGCCTTGCTGCACGAGCTGTGGTTTGTCAAAACATTTTTTGATGTCTTGTGGACTCAAGGGACAGGATTCTGTTTCAGATTTATAATATTTGCTTGATGTTGTGTCTTACTtcaattctctttctctctctctctctttgggttTAGTCCTAGTTTCTTGGTTTTATTCCTACAATTCTTTCTTAAAAAGTTTAATTGGAATAAGGATTTTGTTCCTGcttttctttttaggtttggaatGTCATTAATTCCCTATTTCACTTGATTTTGTGTTACAGGGAAAGTTTTTCAGTTTACTTATCTAAAGAACCCAAGATCTCGTGTATTGTCTGATCTTGTAGTGTTGTGATTAGAATACTAATATAAATTCAGTTCTTTGATGGGATTATCTATTAGGGGTTTGAGTCAGATTATTGAATCTGGATCTGAAGTCTATAAAGTTATTAAACATTTCTTGCATTTGATTTTACACAATGAGTTAATGAAAAAAATTGCTCTTATCATAACTCAGCTTAAAATTTCTTAATCCCCATTAATACCCCCAATTGATGCCTTCACAGTTCACACCCCAGACAGTGGTCCAGCCTTTTAAATCTGTACCCTATTTCTTCAACTAAAAAGCCTAACTGTTCCATCAATTCTATGTACATAAACCTTTAACTCTTCCACAATGTTATATCATTTCGCTTGGTCATGAATCTTGGCCTCTCTGCATCACTCTAATATTGCTAGTTCTCCAGTTGTAATTTGTTTCTCACTTCCCAACCTTCTTCTACAAGGCTATCTTTCATCgactatttcttttttttcttatcagacacacacaaacacatgcACTTAAGGTGATCCAAAAGATAGGTCCTTAAAATAAGTTGAATTTACTTCCTTTTGGTTTGGTGAAACTTACATTTCTACATTTCTTACTGTGCTGTTTGAGGACCCCAGATGATCAATGGCTAAGAGCGTTGGAGTTGAATTCCTGGCAACTACTAAGATTACTACAGGCACAATTATCTGGTTTATCCCAACAAAGTTTTCCATGTAATGACTCCAGTTATGAGCAGTCATCTGAATTCACCAAGTGCGTTGGGCAAGTGGAGCAGAAGTTTTGCCATTTCTTTTCAAAAGCTACAGTTCTCCATAGTTCCTGGAAATCTAAGAAAGGCCAAACTATTAGGTAATGTATCTGGTGTCTGCATAATTCACCTTGGACTTTATAGAGGAGATTTATGTTTGACATATTATTGACACCATGTGTTGCTCTGTGTTGTATACCTATGCAGGTCAATTAATGGGGATGACTTCAGGAATGCTGTTAAAGCATATGATGAATTCTTAAGAATTGCAAGTGAGTGGTTATCGCGCAGAGCCACTGATGTAAATATCACGTCTTTTCTCAATTATCTAGTTTGATTTTAATAACTTACCATGAAGAGGTAGTTCCCACCCAGGAGCTACTTTGCAGTTCCAAATACAATGATTTTAATTAGTTATCCTGAAGACTTACCAGTCCAGAAGATTGGACTCTCAACCTGGCATGATTTCTTTTTGGACGAGGATGGGGGGTTGACTGTTTTGACCCGGACAGTTGAACTACTCAACCATTCAGGTTAACGTTGTAACCAACTTAGAACCTGGAACCAGTACCTgcaaatagaagagagagagagaggatgtgcTGATTGCTGAACATGATAGGATCAGTCTACCTATCGTGGACTGCCtatgatatatttatattaGCATATAAGGAGTAAACCTCGTACAAGACTAAGACCAAAAAGTAGACTTTCACAaggaaactaagactaacaattAAACATAAGACCAAACTTTAACACTAACACACACCACGATAGGGACACCCCCCTTATCGTGGTTAATGACTATCCCTGCAGTTGtggttgtcaaggcatcgcctagggtCTAATGCTGTTAAAAATCAgtgttattattttctttaattttctcaTAAATTGCTGGTTTCTCAGGAGTATCAACTTTTAATTCTGAGGAgcattctttttgttttggcttttgattattattattattatttttgtagattGTGCACAATTCTTAAATCTTTTCTTTAATGATAAATTTCCCGCCGATATAAAAGATGGTGTATTATATTGTTTAATTTGTAGAAGAGATGGCCATTCAATAGGCTATTATTTTGTATAAACAGGTCACGGTCAAATACTTACAGTTTTATCCTTTTGCAGAAGCCTCTTAATTTACTTACATCTGGAGTTGCAGCAATGTTTGGATCATCTATGATAATGTTGAGGCTTCTATTCTTGTTGTGCAAACAGGTGTTCTTTGCAGAGAAGCAATATCTTCCTAATGTAAACAAATATACCTACAACTGGGATTTAGATGAACTTTTTGTTTTAGGTGCAATCTTGATCGTTGTTCTCGGTATGGGCTCAAGTTCTATGGTAGAAGAAGAGCAATATATATGGCATTTTATGACATCCACATTGTATTTGATATTTCTCCGTAGAACAATCCAATCTGTTCCGGCAGGACCAGCTCCATTTATACTTAATGTGTTCAATGGAAAAAACTGCAGCAACTATTCTCGGGCGTCATCTGTCATTTTGGTGCTCATTTGTGGAAGGATTTTGAGAGGCTGGCATCAAGGTGGCGTGAACTGGACTCATCTCCCTGACATTTCAAAATGGCTTGAGCAGGCTGGCTCTCACAGCATAAAATCCATCCAGATAGCGTCAATACTAGCTATTATCAGCTTGTGGTCATTTCTTCTATATTCATTAAGATCAAAGAGAGGTTTTATTCTTGTAGTCCAAGCCATGTTTCTTATATCTGGATTGTTGGTATTGTTGCACACCATGGAATATCAGGATCATATGTTTGCTGCATCTGGCTACAATAACACTTCAATAGCTCAGATAGTATATGCAAGCCTTGGTGTGACAGTGATAGTGACTGCTGTAGCCTCACCATGGGTTATGTATTACTCAATCTCTAAGACCCGATCAAATGGAAAACCTTGTCTGATGAATTACTTTTCCATTGCTAATGGAATCGGGTCTCCTTTGATCGAATTAATATATTCTTCATACTTGACTGGATTGGCATACACAGCATCTTGGTGCCTTCTGCAGCTGCTACTACAACAGCCAATAAATGCTTTGCCTATATTATTAATTTTCTTGCAAACCCTGTCCAGCTTGGTTTATTTTTCAACTGGTGGTATACAGCACAAGTTGTGGGTTGAGGTAAATATGAAATCCCTGTTTCTTCTTTTGCCTCTTAAATGCAGTAATTCTTGATGAGaggctcttctttctttctttcccttttccccTGCATCACTTGGTGCAAATGTGAAGCTCAAACCCTTTGGATAAAGTTTTGATGGTAATATATGACTGTATTACTACTATACATTGGTTGGCAAAtaggaaaaaacaaaatgttgGACGAGGTAAGCTAATAATTTTAAGTACAGAAAAcaatgcagattcatcaccgaaataagcttgttttattaggaataagtctagggttggttatatacatgttgggcctttgatcccatgggttttcaatgtaatatgtcacttttatggacctaaagtatgattaatagggttgcatacgggattagctgttttagtTCTACCCAATCAATCACAAGTCATAAAACACCCAATATACCACATGAGGGGGGCACTTGTTACTCAAAATTTATAATTCAGCAGACTACCTGGCAACAACTTTCCAAATTTTGCTTATTTTTACGAAGGTAAAATTTAAGTAAAAAACCAAAAGGAAGTTTTGGAATTCCAAAACTTCAGAAAATCAACAAGGCACGTTATGCTGGTCCGGGGTAAGACTGCTAGAACCATAGGATAATGTAGCCCACCATTTGGGTGTCTACGAGAAGGAAATGAAGGAATACATTGACTGAAAACCGTCATGGGTGCTATATGAGGTCATATTAACATGTGACAGATGAAGGGTCCAACAAGGATGATTCTAgaattacagaaatgccttaAATAAAGAATGCAATATATATCTATCTGGTGAATGAAGTTGTACAAAGGTGGGGTGAACAAGGTCTTTCCTGATTGTGACTGATAGTGGTTGACATTTATGAAGGTTGGGAAGGATATGATGCAGTACAATCTGCATTAGACCCCAGCAACGAATAAATGCGATCTTTATGTGGTCCTAGTTAAATTCACTATATTGGTTGGACTTGGACCTGATGCTTTGGGAAATGGTGTACAGGTTGTTTCCATGTATGATTATGGAAATCATGCATATCTTTCCATGTATGATTAGAAAGCACACACATGTTCTGGGTCATTCTGTTGATTGAGATCATGGACTCAAGGTTTATGAGAGAAGGCATCAAGACATTAAAATTCTAAGGCCATTATTTTTAATCTGGCATTCTTAAGATGCTGTGGAGCCCCATATGGGGAACTGGGTAGCAGATGTGGGCCATACATGCACAAAGACAAGTCTTTTGGCTTTAGCTTTGGTGAGGTAGACTTACTGTAACCCTATTGTTTGATGGTTTATTAATGAGTCATGTCACAGCTATGTAATTATGTCTGTTCTGACCAGACATGGACCTGGTATGTTCTAtgtatttaattttaattgggTCATCTTTTGGTAGGTGTCTTGTCAGTAAATAGTTTAAAATTCAACATCTTGTTGTAGTTGTGTTATTTAAGTTGGGGAGAAGTAGACAGCTGGACATCCAGGCAGAAGGCTAGATATATGTAAGCTTTATTTACAAGTGGAACTTGCTGAATTATAGATCTTCCAGCAGGTTATTGTCTATAGCGTACTGCCTCCATATTGGTGTGGTTGCCTGGGTTTTGCCTTAAATATATTTATGTTGATGCAGTTGCAGTATTTCAGGTACTGACACTCGGACTTTATTTGGTACTCTATAGGTTGCTGCATTATACTTTTTGGGTATGGCAGGCCATTTTGGTCTTGGAAACAGCAATACTCTAGCTACTATTGATGTTGCTGGAGCTTTCATTGTAATTCATCTTTCCACTcaacttaatttttttctttttctttttcttttttctactgTGTAGTACTGTGGTCATAGTTTCAGCAATTCTGTTTTTAGTTCCAGAAACAATAGCATTGCTAGTGACTGACAATTCTTTAAATGGTAACCAGGGCCTTTCCAGTCATTCTACTTTATTTGCTGGCATCTTAATGTTCATGATTACTTTTGCATCTCCACTGTTACTTCTCCTAAGCATGGTGATGCATACCTCCATGAAGGACATGAGGAATCTATCAGTCTCACAGGATGCAGATATGGGACATTTGCTCCTTAGTACCATTGCGTTCCCTTCGCTTGTTCCCCTGAGTTTGAATTCAATTCTGTTAACCACGTTCACTGTCGTTTTGCTGCTGATGAGGAATCACTTATTTGTTTGGAGCGTATTTTCACCCAAGTAAGTCTTATAAAATACAATGGACCcaatttcccttcacccacgaTGAAGGAGAATCCCACGACTGATAGGCATCATTATGAGGGGAGGGGTAGTTTCGACTGTTAATCTAGTAGGGGGCAGAGAAATAATGACCCTAGATGGGTGTactttttccttcacccatggtggaggaaaattttcccCAAACACAGTAGTGCATATATATTTTACTGGATAGCTGTCTGTGACTGCATGATAGATGTCCAAATGACTGGTTTTCTCCACCCCTTTTCTACTTCCCGATTGGATGTCCAACACCCACAAGTCTAAATCAGGCTAAATagttaccccaaaaaaaaggtgtaCCAAGTGCACGAGGAtcctgccactgtggggtctgggaagggtAAATAATGTGAatggtcgcaatggagcaaccttaccgctGCGCCGAGGTCCGCCCTCTAAATAGTTACCATATATCAGAAATATGGCATTCCTTACAGACAGAAACTGTGGAGAGCTATTTAACTGCATAGTTTGCCAATCAGATCATAACAATCAGTCCTGATAGTTTGATATTGTCCTAAGAGAGCAACAATTTCATGACTGGCATTACTGGATATCTATCTGGATTCTGGCACTTTTCTTTACTAAGAATTCTGCCATTCTTCCTCTTACAGGTACTTGTATGTTTGTGCTACCACTGCAAGTGTCTATGCTGGGGTGACAGCAGTAGCTGCAACTGGGATTTATAAATGTCTGGTGTTTGCGTTATTGATGAGAAATAGCAATGGCAGCATTAGGAACCCAAGGTGACAAGAAACTGAGCATCCATTGTTGCATTGGTGTACAAGTTACTAGTATTCTGTTTTACACAAATTTTGAAAGCTTAAAGTCATCTTTTGATAATTATCTTAAATTTTAGGCTATTCTTCATTCTTTATGACCATGTATTTTGTCTGCTATGATGCCAAGCAACTGTAATCGCATTGAAGAGTGTAACAGagtatagatgaagaaaaccaaaaccgagaatggaggaagaagatgaggaagaggagagaactgttcaatggatcagtctccctcataatgcttgtatttataatctcaaattacaatagaaaggggaactcctaatcatgataggattccaagttacaatagaaaaagaaccatgaaataaaactagaactagaactaacaactcaaactgaaactaagactaacaactcacagtagaattaggacttgacataattaaaatctaggactccaactaggactaggaaaatagaagatacacatatcaaccaaatcactgttcatgtgaacagtacttcaacactccccctcaagctggagcgtacaAATCACCTAGACTCAGCTTGGTACAACTTCGACGAAAACAGGTCCAAATAGAGCCTTTGTAAACATgtcaccaagttgattggtaGTAGAGACAAACGGAGTAGCAATTAACTTCTTCATAACAGcatcccgaacaaagtgacaatcaacctcaatgtgcttggtccttTCATGAAATACAGGATTATTTGCAATATAGATGGCAGCTTGCTTTTCACAAAACATTTGCTTAGGCTGAGTGATGGGAAATCCCAATTCTTAGAGCAAGGATtttacccacatcaattcagctGTAGTATGTGCCATTGCTCGATATTtagcttcagcacttgatcgAGCAACAgttgtttgtttcttgcttttccatgtGACCAAATTACCACCCACGAAGGTAGAAAAGCCAGTAGTAGAACTCCTATCACCATCAGCACctacccaatcagcatcagaaaacccAACAAGATTAGCATTCTGATTAGGTCGATAAATTAGACCTTTACTAGTAGCACTCTTCAGATAGCGCAATATATGGCAAGCAACAtcccaatgaattttctttggacactgcataaattgactaataaccCCTACAACAAAGGATATATCCGGACGAGTGACTGTAAGGTAAATGAGTTTGCCAACTAATCTTCTATATCGATGAACATCTGAAAAATCCTTACCCTCAATGGACCCAAGTTTCTGAtggggatccatgggagtatctgcTGGTTTGGAAGCAAGCAGTCCAATGTCAGTCAGaaggtcaagaacatatttcctttgagataggctaatacctttcttgcttcgcAAAACCTCAATACtaagaaaatacttgagaacTCCCAAGTCCTTCATCTGAAAGTGTTGATGAAGATATGCTTTAACTTGGGCAAcaccagaagcatcattaccagatataataatgtcatccacataaactatcatcaccaccactttCGAATTCTGACGGCGAACAAAAACAGAGTGGTCAGAATAACACTGTGAGAATCCTACCTGAGTAACAATGgagctgaacttatcaaaccatgctgttggagattgtttcaacccataaattgccttacGAAGCTTGCAGACTTTGGTAGACTCCCCCTGAGTAACATACccgggaggttgctccatataaacctcctcttgaagatcaccatagagaaaagcatttttgatatccatttgatataagggccaatcaaaattaacaGCCAAAGAAATAAGGATCCGAACGGAGTTCAAACGAGCAACAGGAGAAAAATTCTcaaagtaatccacaccatatgtttgagtatagcctttagcaactAAGCGGGCCTTCGgccgctcaacagaaccatctGGGTTGTATTTGATAGTATACACCCACCGATCCTTAACAAGATCCTTCTCAGCAGGTAATGAAACCAAAGTCTAGGTATTGCGAGATAACAATGCATCCATCTCTGTGTCCATGGCAGCTTTCCAACCAGGGTGAGAGAATGCCTCATGGTGGGTGTGAGGGATAAAGTTAGTAGACAATGCAGAAGCAAATGGGTAATAatgggaaggaagatgagaaatagaaacatagtgctcaataggaTAAACAGTTAAGGATTTTTGGGTACAAGAGCGAGTACCTTTACGAACAACAATAGGTAAGTCGATGGAGCCTTCAGCATCAGAATCAGATTGAATGTCGGGCTGATCGGTGTCCATTGTATCACTTGGTAAGACCGGAATAGTAAGTGTTGTGGGTAATGGAGCAGGAGCCGGTACAGGTGGCGGAATAGTGGTGGCTGGTATAGGTGTAGTGGTGGAAGGTAAGGGCGGTGGTCGACGTCGACGATGGTGATAGACCTAAATTGGTGAATGAATAGGAATAGTGACAGGTATGGGTGGACCTAGAGGATCTTTATTGTTCATAGTAGATGGTACAGTAGAAGAAAAATAGGGAGTATTTTCAAAACATGTGACATCTGCACTAATAAACTGTTTGTTGGAAATgggatcaaaacatttataccctttttgggtacgagaataaccaagaaaaagacaTTTAATAGAACGAGGAGATAGTTTATTAATGGCAGGATGAAGAATGTGAACAAAatacacaaccaaaaacacgtggtggagaagaaaacaaaggacTATCAGGATGAAGAATAGAAAAcggaattttattttgtaaaacaGAGGATGACATATGATTAATAGGATAACAGGCAGTAAGACGGCATCAGACCAAAAACGATGGTGACATTCATGTGAATCATAATAGATCGGGAAACTTTGAGTAAGTGCCGATTTTTACGttcggccaccccattttgttgtggaatGTTCGAGCAACTAGTTTGGTGCATAATACCATGGGTGGcacaaaaatcagaaatctcaGTTTGAGTGTACTCCAAAGCATTATCTGAACAAAAAACTCGAATGGATGTAGCaaattgagtctttatttcgtgataaatatttttaaatacagTAAGAAATTGAGTCCGGTCTTTTAACAAATAAACCTAAGTGGAGCGAGAATAATCGTCCACGAAactaacaaaagaagaaaaccctaacctattaCGAACTCTAAATGGaccccaaatgtcagaatgaactaaagaaaacaatgaaCAACTTCTAGGTAAAGTGCGGGCAGGAAAAGAGGCACGATGATGTTTGTCTAGTTCACAAGCCTCACATTCAAGGTGAGATGTCAACTTGCAACTAGGGACCATTAATTGGAGTTTAGGTAAGGATGGATGACCAAGCCAGAGATGCCATTACATGGGGGATGGTATGGTAGTAGATGTCTCAGCAATGGAAGGTCCGGTGCCATCCAAGTAATACAGTCCATCACGCTCAAGCCCTCcatcaatcttcttccttgtctgaaggtcctgaaaaacacaataagaaggatagAAAATTACAGAACAGTTAAGGGACTTAGTAAGTTGACAAACAGATACAAGGTTTAAaggtaatttaggaacatgaagaacaggaGAGAAGGTCATGGAAGATGTTGGAGCAACAGTTCCATGGCCAGTTATCTTAGTAGAGGATCCATCAGCAAGGATAACATTGGAAGGGGTTTGAACGGaatttatggaagaaaataaacttGATTTACCAGTCATATGACATGAAGCACCTGAATCGATAAGCCATGAagtagaagaagggaaaaatgcaACATTACCTTTATAAGCTAGAGTGGTGGTAGAGGTGGAGGCAGATGCAGCTTCAAGGTGTTGGAGGCGTTTGACTAGCTGGTTGTAATCATCATAAGACACAGATGAAGTAGTTGGACTCTGGTTCATGTCACTGGTGGTTTTCTCCTTAGCAGTGTCAATGGTGGCAGCATTGGCTAGTTCATTCGCCCACTCAGGTTTTCCATGCTTGGCCCAACAAGTATCCACAGTATGATTTGGTTAGCTACAATGAGTGCACTGGCGGGCAGATTTGTCAATATATTGAGGTCCTGTACCTCGTCCACCAGAGCCAAAGCCACTGCCACAACTTCTAAATTGGCCGCGACCACATCCCCGTTCACGATTAGCAACAAATGCTAAGTTGTCTTTGGGAATATTGTCAGGCTTGGAGGAATTAGCCAGACGGTTGAGACAAGAAAAACTTCATTGAGAGAAGGAACCTTCTCTCCTGTAAGTAACTGATCTTCACAGACTGGTAGTCAGGATGTAGCCCAGCAAGAAATTTTGCAACATGGAACTCAGCTCTTTGTTGCTTTAACTGATCCAAATTGGTAGTCAAGGGTTGGTGTATCTGTagttcttcaaccatgcccttAACTGGCAAAATACATATTCAAGGTTTTATCTCCTTGTTGGAAGGTAAAAAGTTTCTCATATAGATCATACATACGGGagatattcctttcttgagagAAGCTTTCATGCAAGTCATTCTAGACATCCTTAGTAAGAGTGTGAAACATTACATTGGAAGCAATAGCAGGTTCAACACTGTTCCAAAGCCATATCTTTATAATAGAATTTTCACGCATCCACTCCTCATGAGCTGTAAATGTGATAAGATCCTTAGGATCACGATTAGGAGGATCATTTGTAGTATATTTCAGTTTGCCCGTGGCATGTATGTAAGCTTGTACTACCTGGGcccataataaataatttgaaactccAGATAGTTTAATGGTGGTAATCTGTACTTGGACATTATCCGATGGTGGTTTAGGATCAGCCATCAAGTCCAATAAGTAATAGCAGCAGCAAAGTAATCGGCTCTTGAACAGAACCTGGTTAGGTTTAACAGAGTAACCAAAAAAAACAGCAGTAATTTTCCAaccagcagtagcagtagcagtattCACAAACAGCTCTTACTCAGGTtctgattagggtttgaaaatctGAGAAGAGTAGCAGGAACCAATCGGCTGCAGTAGGGTTTGTAAACCCAGAAGTAGCAGCAGTAAATAggggtttgaaaacccaaaagtagcagCAGTAAATagggtttgaaaacccaaaaggaaacAATTGAGAAGATGAACTGCAGGGTGAATCTGTAATAGAAATCAGATTTCCCAGATTAATGGATCAATTGGAGATAAAATAGCAGTTGATATGGAAACCCTCAATGGGTTACTGCAGGAAGTAGTAGAGAGGAAAAATTAAGTTGAATCTGCGGTCTTCAATAGTAGAGAGGATCCATAGATTTGGACCTATTTATCAGTATTATATGTAGAAGAAGACTTCAACAAAGGCAGCTTCAACTTAAGGATCTCCAATCGATCTAAGAACTCAGGTAGATAGTATTAGTAGAAACCCTCGTTTTCACTTGAAAACTCCATCTAGGGTTTAATCCATAGCAATATGCAGCAGTGGGTGCTGCGCCTCTTGAAGAGAAAAGGCTTTAGAAGACCctcaaaccagaatcgcagaTCACTTCTAGTCTGAAGgtgatgctctgataccatgtaacagagtatagatgaagaaaaccagaaccgagaatggaggaagaagagagaaagagaagaagaggaggaagaggagagaactgttcaattgatcagtctccctcataatgcttgt harbors:
- the LOC122660303 gene encoding GPI ethanolamine phosphate transferase 2, with amino-acid sequence MTENGNHGGSSYEETDSLALFIGLKSKILTYTSATQNAASQVDMASTLALLFGVPIPKNNVGVLMPEVFGSLTDDQWLRALELNSWQLLRLLQAQLSGLSQQSFPCNDSSYEQSSEFTKCVGQVEQKFCHFFSKATVLHSSWKSKKGQTIRSINGDDFRNAVKAYDEFLRIASEWLSRRATDKPLNLLTSGVAAMFGSSMIMLRLLFLLCKQVFFAEKQYLPNVNKYTYNWDLDELFVLGAILIVVLGMGSSSMVEEEQYIWHFMTSTLYLIFLRRTIQSVPAGPAPFILNVFNGKNCSNYSRASSVILVLICGRILRGWHQGGVNWTHLPDISKWLEQAGSHSIKSIQIASILAIISLWSFLLYSLRSKRGFILVVQAMFLISGLLVLLHTMEYQDHMFAASGYNNTSIAQIVYASLGVTVIVTAVASPWVMYYSISKTRSNGKPCLMNYFSIANGIGSPLIELIYSSYLTGLAYTASWCLLQLLLQQPINALPILLIFLQTLSSLVYFSTGGIQHKLWVEVAALYFLGMAGHFGLGNSNTLATIDVAGAFIGLSSHSTLFAGILMFMITFASPLLLLLSMVMHTSMKDMRNLSVSQDADMGHLLLSTIAFPSLVPLSLNSILLTTFTVVLLLMRNHLFVWSVFSPKYLYVCATTASVYAGVTAVAATGIYKCLVFALLMRNSNGSIRNPR
- the LOC122659064 gene encoding secreted RxLR effector protein 161-like; amino-acid sequence: MDPHQKLGSIEGKDFSDVHRYRRLVGKLIYLTVTRPDISFVVGVISQFMQCPKKIHWDVACHILRYLKSATSKGLIYRPNQNANLVGFSDADWVGADGDRSSTTGFSTFVGGNLVTWKSKKQTTVARSSAEAKYRAMAHTTAELMWPKQMFCEKQAAIYIANNPVFHERTKHIEVDCHFVRDAVMKKLIATPFVSTTNQLGDMFTKALFGPVFVEVVPS